One segment of Candidatus Melainabacteria bacterium DNA contains the following:
- a CDS encoding 50S ribosomal protein L13, producing MSRRALVNTYCPKAEELPRQWHLIDADGVTLGRLATEVANIIRGKNKPEFTPHVDCGDFVVVINAEKIKVSGKKEVQKVYHRHSGFPGGHKVESLQALRQRRPAAVIERAVKGMLPHTRLGDHQFTKLNVYAGAEHPHQAQQPKPYKIG from the coding sequence TTGTCCAGGAGAGCGCTCGTGAATACTTATTGTCCGAAGGCTGAAGAACTACCAAGACAGTGGCATTTGATCGATGCCGACGGTGTGACGCTTGGTCGCTTGGCTACTGAAGTTGCCAATATCATTCGTGGTAAGAACAAGCCTGAATTCACCCCTCACGTTGATTGTGGCGACTTTGTTGTCGTTATCAATGCTGAAAAAATCAAAGTGTCGGGCAAGAAAGAAGTGCAAAAGGTTTATCACCGTCACTCAGGATTTCCTGGTGGACACAAGGTTGAAAGTTTACAAGCGTTGCGTCAACGCCGTCCTGCTGCTGTAATCGAGAGAGCAGTCAAGGGCATGCTTCCTCACACCAGACTTGGCGACCATCAGTTCACCAAGTTGAATGTCTACGCAGGAGCAGAGCATCCGCATCAAGCTCAACAACCAAAGCCTTACAAGATCGGCTAA
- a CDS encoding 30S ribosomal protein S9: MTSVIQYYGTGRRKTATARVRLIPGTGQVSINRRTMEDYVGGRHGLSKEIFAPFQAADAMGRFDVLVSVMGGGIAGQVGAIRHGIARALAEAAPQNRPVLRTDGLLTRDARVKERKKYGRKRARKRFQFSKR; encoded by the coding sequence ATGACCAGCGTTATTCAGTACTACGGCACCGGCAGAAGAAAGACCGCGACAGCTCGCGTTCGCCTCATTCCAGGTACCGGTCAAGTCTCGATCAATCGCCGCACCATGGAAGATTATGTCGGCGGCAGACATGGACTGAGCAAAGAAATCTTTGCACCGTTCCAGGCTGCTGATGCGATGGGACGTTTCGACGTTCTCGTCTCCGTCATGGGTGGTGGCATCGCCGGTCAAGTTGGTGCCATTCGTCACGGCATCGCCAGAGCTTTAGCGGAAGCAGCTCCGCAGAATCGTCCAGTTTTGCGCACAGATGGTCTGTTGACCAGAGACGCTCGAGTCAAAGAGCGCAAAAAATATGGACGTAAACGCGCTCGTAAACGTTTTCAATTCTCGAAACGCTAG
- a CDS encoding tetratricopeptide repeat protein, whose amino-acid sequence MDVNALVNVFNSRNARKILWVRHLLDLRLMRPLPPKSPKTLERAALGGAVSVASSPEPQEQTEDVSVQGRTTQGYPVVESGSQGDPSVQQWMREKKICEDSNPISWKLCLLGSVSLALAIFSAFGARSVVAEFLLRTADTVLPFHVHRGAPAAVSTAHVQARRTALAGDMGRAVEMYKKAVSECDLKNPARPELLNDLGVALTASGNNAEAARYLKEAIQLNPNLIAAYNNLAISQMLSGDKASAMATLEDAVRVQPQNEIAALKLKRMWANSSEEPGRTPEEEAQQELRALRPQLSSEPPLSSPPKAAQHQTY is encoded by the coding sequence ATGGACGTAAACGCGCTCGTAAACGTTTTCAATTCTCGAAACGCTAGAAAGATATTGTGGGTCCGGCATCTGCTGGACCTGCGCCTTATGAGGCCACTTCCACCTAAAAGTCCGAAAACACTTGAACGCGCTGCTCTTGGCGGCGCCGTTTCTGTTGCTTCCTCTCCTGAGCCGCAGGAGCAAACTGAGGACGTCTCTGTTCAGGGCCGGACCACTCAAGGCTATCCGGTAGTTGAGTCGGGCAGTCAGGGAGATCCGTCTGTTCAGCAGTGGATGCGCGAGAAAAAGATTTGCGAGGACAGCAATCCGATCTCCTGGAAACTGTGTTTGCTGGGTAGCGTGTCTCTGGCTCTGGCAATCTTCTCCGCATTTGGTGCGCGCTCAGTGGTGGCAGAATTTCTGCTGCGCACAGCTGATACGGTATTGCCTTTCCATGTGCACAGGGGCGCTCCAGCTGCTGTCAGTACGGCGCATGTGCAGGCTCGACGAACGGCGCTGGCTGGTGATATGGGGCGCGCTGTTGAGATGTACAAAAAGGCAGTATCGGAATGCGATCTGAAAAACCCGGCTCGACCGGAACTGCTAAATGATCTGGGTGTGGCTTTGACCGCCTCGGGAAACAATGCTGAAGCGGCTCGCTACTTGAAGGAAGCGATTCAACTTAATCCCAACTTGATTGCCGCTTATAACAATCTAGCCATCAGTCAGATGCTGAGCGGCGACAAAGCCAGTGCAATGGCGACGCTTGAAGACGCTGTGCGTGTTCAGCCCCAGAATGAAATTGCGGCGCTCAAATTGAAACGCATGTGGGCTAACTCCTCTGAAGAGCCAGGCCGCACGCCTGAAGAAGAAGCGCAGCAGGAATTGAGAGCGCTCAGACCACAGTTGTCTTCTGAGCCGCCGCTGTCATCACCGCCGAAAGCCGCTCAGCATCAAACTTATTGA
- a CDS encoding YkgJ family cysteine cluster protein, whose product MTESIDNSNHQNLEPGSQNAGQLPLRIPEGIRYNCQGCGRCCTGYAVGLTEADYQRIKDVDWGSHYPQLAGKELFTHSEKEYAAGLSLYPHHTKTNEHGECSFLIDNLCSIHSTLGEPKKPGMCKLFPYTFVPTPSGIYVGVAMNSMAAVRNIGQLLSEQREQLEHTWHIAVQQERAQGASQQVASYADSITAENLASVQYDVNLVSGVPLSWDQYLLIEARIMRAIQSDEFPNIFHLFLAVTDILAEALRLKVSNADLTAINDFKPSVDRWLNEVPGVFENLVFNLIAFRNNEWTTLRKQYATEWATSTKSPLTQPTVIKAALRTVLQGKMFIPDLGIISLDKARNYKINAFEPEVDQFIRRYLYHKLFSKTFCGPAMSGLSMIAGFNNLAANFLSGITYAKAHALGRGEKQIKLADLYEAYFLMDKEMASLTQLPREKSQFYDNGFSSARLFCRLFGQISASVGNN is encoded by the coding sequence ATGACTGAGAGCATCGACAATTCAAACCATCAAAACCTGGAGCCGGGCAGTCAAAATGCCGGTCAATTGCCGCTGCGCATTCCAGAAGGAATCCGCTACAACTGCCAGGGCTGCGGCCGGTGTTGCACCGGTTACGCTGTCGGATTGACTGAAGCCGATTATCAGCGCATCAAAGATGTCGATTGGGGTTCGCACTATCCTCAATTGGCGGGCAAGGAGCTTTTTACTCATTCTGAGAAAGAATACGCAGCAGGACTTTCGCTCTATCCTCATCACACAAAAACCAACGAACATGGGGAGTGCAGCTTTCTCATCGATAATTTGTGTTCGATTCACTCCACCCTGGGTGAGCCGAAAAAGCCTGGTATGTGCAAGTTGTTTCCCTATACTTTCGTGCCAACACCGTCGGGTATTTATGTCGGTGTGGCGATGAACAGTATGGCTGCTGTGCGCAACATCGGGCAGTTACTGAGTGAGCAGCGAGAGCAACTCGAGCACACCTGGCACATTGCAGTGCAGCAAGAACGCGCCCAGGGCGCCTCACAGCAAGTGGCTTCCTATGCCGATTCCATCACTGCTGAGAATCTGGCTAGTGTTCAATACGATGTTAATTTGGTTTCGGGTGTGCCATTGTCCTGGGACCAATACTTGCTCATAGAAGCGCGGATAATGCGGGCGATTCAGTCTGATGAATTTCCCAATATCTTTCATCTGTTTTTAGCGGTCACCGATATTCTTGCCGAAGCGCTTCGATTGAAGGTGTCCAATGCCGATCTCACCGCGATCAATGACTTCAAGCCGAGTGTCGATCGCTGGCTGAATGAAGTGCCTGGTGTCTTCGAGAATCTGGTCTTCAACTTGATTGCTTTTCGAAATAACGAATGGACAACACTTCGCAAGCAGTACGCCACCGAGTGGGCCACGTCTACAAAAAGTCCTCTTACTCAACCAACAGTAATTAAGGCTGCACTAAGGACGGTGCTGCAAGGAAAGATGTTTATTCCAGACCTCGGCATCATCAGTCTGGACAAAGCGCGCAATTACAAAATAAATGCCTTCGAGCCGGAAGTAGATCAATTTATTCGACGCTACCTTTATCACAAACTTTTTTCCAAGACCTTTTGCGGACCAGCAATGAGCGGGCTTTCTATGATCGCCGGTTTCAACAATTTGGCTGCCAACTTCCTCTCCGGAATCACCTACGCAAAGGCGCATGCGCTCGGTCGAGGCGAGAAGCAAATCAAACTGGCGGATCTGTATGAGGCTTATTTTCTAATGGATAAAGAAATGGCTTCATTGACCCAGTTGCCACGCGAGAAGTCGCAGTTCTACGATAATGGCTTTTCTTCTGCGCGACTTTTCTGCAGACTTTTTGGTCAAATCTCGGCCAGTGTAGGCAACAATTAA